In Vibrio cyclitrophicus, one genomic interval encodes:
- a CDS encoding TRAP transporter large permease, with amino-acid sequence MESYLTLILFGGFLTLLILGAPITVSLAGASMAAYMLLDKNPIALVQIAFTSVGNFPLMALPAFVLAGAIMEAAGISKRLVDIAESLAGPVTGGLGAATVMACLFFGAISGSGPATTAAVGMLMVPAMVKRDYDKSYASAVTAASGGLGIIIPPSIPLVIFGISAMGLMAPPEAIAQHGQFASLSIPKLFVAGVVPGFIMASTLVVTNYFIAKREGYKGLTETWSFGDVRHYLRRGLWSILAPFLILGGIYSGMFTPTESAVVAIFYSLFVGVFIHRELSFKSTIKSLSTTTWITGRVLLILFAATVFGRLLIEQKIPVVVAESLLSFTDNMYMVWALTITLLLFIGMFMETLAAIMIIVPVLLPIMYMLGADPTHVGIVVVCTLSIGFATPPLGENIFVASGIGGSTVEQITAKIHPFVLASVVGVFVIAFFPQITLWLPSLVGY; translated from the coding sequence ATGGAATCCTATTTAACTCTAATTTTATTTGGTGGCTTCTTAACCCTGTTAATTCTAGGTGCACCAATCACGGTATCACTGGCCGGCGCTTCAATGGCGGCCTATATGTTGCTCGACAAAAATCCCATCGCTTTGGTACAAATTGCGTTTACTTCGGTGGGTAACTTCCCATTAATGGCGCTGCCAGCCTTTGTTCTTGCTGGCGCAATAATGGAGGCGGCGGGGATCTCCAAACGTCTGGTGGATATCGCCGAAAGCTTAGCTGGCCCAGTAACGGGTGGCCTTGGCGCGGCAACGGTAATGGCGTGTCTTTTCTTTGGCGCTATCTCGGGTTCAGGCCCTGCAACAACCGCAGCTGTAGGCATGTTGATGGTGCCCGCGATGGTTAAGCGTGACTACGATAAGAGCTACGCATCGGCAGTAACGGCCGCATCAGGTGGCTTGGGCATCATCATTCCGCCATCCATCCCTTTGGTTATCTTTGGCATTTCTGCGATGGGATTAATGGCACCGCCAGAAGCCATTGCTCAGCATGGGCAGTTTGCTTCTTTGTCTATTCCAAAACTGTTTGTTGCTGGGGTTGTGCCGGGTTTCATTATGGCGTCGACGCTAGTGGTCACTAACTATTTTATTGCTAAGCGTGAAGGCTATAAAGGGCTTACCGAAACATGGTCGTTTGGTGATGTAAGGCATTACTTACGCCGCGGTTTATGGTCAATATTAGCGCCATTCTTGATTCTTGGTGGTATCTACAGCGGTATGTTCACACCAACAGAGTCAGCGGTTGTGGCAATTTTCTATTCGCTGTTTGTGGGTGTGTTTATTCACCGAGAGTTATCGTTCAAAAGCACCATCAAATCATTATCGACAACCACATGGATTACCGGGCGTGTGTTGCTGATTCTATTCGCTGCAACGGTATTTGGTCGCTTGTTAATCGAGCAAAAAATCCCAGTTGTTGTGGCGGAATCATTACTCAGTTTCACCGACAACATGTACATGGTGTGGGCACTAACGATCACCTTGCTGCTGTTCATCGGCATGTTCATGGAAACCTTGGCGGCGATCATGATCATTGTGCCAGTGCTGCTGCCAATCATGTACATGCTGGGCGCCGATCCTACCCACGTTGGTATCGTGGTGGTGTGTACGCTCTCGATAGGTTTTGCTACGCCTCCACTCGGTGAAAATATCTTTGTCGCCTCGGGGATCGGTGGCTCTACGGTCGAGCAGATCACCGCGAAGATCCATCCCTTTGTACTTGCATCTGTCGTGGGCGTTTTCGTTATCGCTTTCTTCCCACAAATCACGCTTTGGCTACCGTCCTTAGTCGGCTATTAG
- a CDS encoding nuclear transport factor 2 family protein, with product MNMQTNAATFVLENQVDTAFLQSFSDAWNNHDIEALMSFMTEDCVFHTVAGEGLLGNTIEGYEAVRNSFELVWQNFPDAAWSDPVHFVCGDRAVSESTFSATNPDGSVIEARMVDVFTLKDGKISVKNAFRKTRPLLTPNNTPKS from the coding sequence ATGAATATGCAAACCAATGCAGCGACATTCGTGCTGGAAAACCAAGTCGATACTGCCTTTTTACAGTCTTTTAGTGATGCGTGGAATAACCATGATATTGAAGCGCTGATGTCTTTCATGACAGAAGACTGTGTATTCCACACGGTGGCAGGAGAAGGCTTGCTTGGAAACACTATCGAAGGGTACGAAGCGGTTCGAAATAGCTTTGAATTGGTTTGGCAGAACTTTCCAGATGCGGCTTGGAGCGACCCTGTCCACTTTGTGTGTGGCGACCGCGCAGTGAGTGAATCAACGTTTTCTGCGACGAACCCAGATGGCAGCGTCATTGAAGCTCGCATGGTCGACGTGTTTACTCTGAAAGATGGAAAAATCAGCGTAAAAAATGCCTTCCGTAAAACACGACCTCTTTTGACTCCTAACAACACTCCCAAGAGCTAG
- the xsc gene encoding sulfoacetaldehyde acetyltransferase — translation MSEQEKRTVVSGTVTMTPSEAFVETMVANDVTDMFGIMGSAFMDAMDIFAPAGIRLVPVVHEQGAAHMADGYSRVSGRHGVVIGQNGPGISNCVTAIAAAFWAHSPVVIVTPETGTKTMGLGGFQECNQLPMFQEFTKYQGHVTHPDRMAEYTGRCFDRAMSEMGPTQLNIPRDYFYGETQTEIPKPARLDRGPGGEKSLNEAADLIAEAKFPVIISGGGVVMADAVQECAALAERLGAPVVNSYLHNDSFPASHPLWCGPLGYQGSKAAMKLMAQADVVIALGTRLGPFGTLPQHGMDYWPKNAKIIQIDADNKMLGLVKKISVGICGDAKAAAVALSERLEGRALLCDDNKGARQDTVATEKALWEKELDEWTHERDSFSLDIIEENSHETPFSGGEYLHPRQVLRELEKAMPEDVMVSTDIGNINSVANSYLRFEKPRSFFAAMSFGNCGYAFPTIIGAKAAAPHRPAISYAGDGAWGMSLMETMTCVRHNIPVTAVVFHNRQWGAEKKNQVDFYNRRFVAGELENQSFAEIARAMGAEGITVDKLEDVGPTLQKAIDMQMNEGKTTIIEIMCTQELGDPFRRDALSTPVRFLDKYKDYV, via the coding sequence ATGAGCGAGCAAGAAAAACGTACGGTTGTTTCCGGCACAGTAACAATGACACCATCAGAAGCGTTCGTTGAAACTATGGTTGCTAATGATGTTACCGACATGTTCGGCATCATGGGGTCAGCATTTATGGACGCAATGGATATCTTTGCTCCTGCTGGCATTCGATTGGTCCCAGTGGTACACGAGCAAGGTGCTGCTCACATGGCAGATGGTTACTCTCGTGTATCGGGTCGCCATGGCGTAGTTATCGGGCAAAATGGCCCGGGTATTAGTAACTGTGTGACTGCGATTGCAGCGGCGTTCTGGGCACATAGCCCGGTCGTCATTGTGACGCCAGAGACAGGCACTAAAACAATGGGCTTAGGTGGTTTCCAAGAGTGTAACCAGCTTCCAATGTTCCAAGAGTTTACTAAGTATCAAGGACACGTAACGCACCCAGACCGTATGGCGGAATACACGGGTCGATGCTTTGACCGCGCAATGAGTGAAATGGGTCCAACTCAACTGAATATTCCACGTGACTACTTCTACGGCGAAACTCAAACCGAGATCCCTAAACCCGCGCGTTTAGACCGTGGTCCAGGTGGCGAGAAGTCTCTGAATGAAGCAGCAGACCTGATTGCTGAAGCGAAATTCCCAGTCATCATTTCTGGTGGCGGTGTGGTAATGGCAGATGCAGTTCAAGAGTGTGCAGCATTAGCAGAAAGACTAGGTGCACCTGTAGTGAACAGCTACCTGCACAATGACTCTTTCCCTGCGAGTCACCCATTATGGTGTGGCCCTCTAGGCTACCAAGGTTCGAAAGCTGCAATGAAACTGATGGCTCAAGCGGATGTAGTTATTGCTTTGGGTACACGTCTTGGTCCATTTGGTACTTTGCCTCAACATGGCATGGACTACTGGCCGAAGAACGCGAAAATCATTCAAATTGACGCAGACAACAAGATGCTTGGCCTAGTTAAGAAGATTTCTGTTGGCATCTGTGGTGATGCGAAAGCAGCTGCAGTTGCTCTATCTGAAAGGTTGGAAGGCCGCGCACTGTTGTGTGATGACAACAAAGGCGCTCGTCAAGATACAGTCGCAACAGAGAAAGCACTTTGGGAAAAAGAGCTTGATGAGTGGACACACGAACGTGACTCTTTCAGCCTCGATATAATTGAAGAAAACTCTCACGAGACTCCGTTCTCTGGTGGCGAATATCTACACCCTCGCCAAGTATTGCGTGAGCTAGAAAAAGCGATGCCTGAAGACGTAATGGTCTCGACAGATATCGGTAACATTAATTCAGTGGCAAACAGCTACTTACGCTTTGAAAAACCACGTAGCTTCTTTGCTGCAATGAGTTTCGGTAACTGTGGTTACGCGTTCCCGACCATCATTGGTGCGAAAGCAGCGGCACCTCATCGCCCAGCTATCTCTTATGCAGGCGACGGTGCGTGGGGCATGAGCCTAATGGAAACCATGACATGTGTTCGCCATAACATTCCAGTGACAGCCGTGGTATTCCACAACCGTCAATGGGGTGCAGAGAAGAAGAACCAAGTCGACTTCTATAACCGACGCTTTGTTGCTGGTGAACTTGAGAACCAAAGCTTTGCAGAGATTGCACGAGCAATGGGTGCTGAAGGTATCACGGTTGATAAGCTAGAAGATGTAGGTCCAACCTTGCAAAAAGCCATCGACATGCAGATGAACGAAGGCAAAACAACCATCATTGAAATCATGTGTACTCAGGAATTGGGCGACCCGTTCCGCCGAGATGCACTATCAACACCGGTTCGTTTCCTAGATAAATACAAAGATTACGTATAA
- a CDS encoding BCCT family transporter — protein sequence MSFKSKKYSIDSTDYQVGQDNVSKWGMDVHNTVFVASVGLSLLFIITLLALPPADAKAAIDSIKGAVLSKFDFLFMWGANIMLVFAVILAFSPLGKVRLGGEDATADYSMSSWIAMLFAAGMGIGLIFWGVAEPTAFFSNWFGTPLDAEPFTAAGRELALGATVFHWGFHAWAIYGMTALCLAYFVYNKGLPLSMRSVFYPILGERVWGKTGDVIDVLTVLVTLFGLATSLGLGGTQAASGISHVFGLDNNIFLQQSIIVLIMGLAIISVLRGMDGGVKFLSNLNMVIAFVFLGLIAVLNFTTVLDSVATAVTGYAKNIIALSQSSGREDTTWLHGWTVFYWAWWVAYAPFFGMFVARISKGRTVREFLLCVLIIPTLVTSAWMSIFGGVAIEQVINHVGQLGLDQGITDVSLSLFYMLDAYPFGSILSVIAVALIIVFFVTTLDSGSIVIDGMTAGGKLEVPVKQKVVWAVISGAIAMVMLWIGGTQSIQALQSITIIAALPFTIILLIGCVSLLKGLLTEVGKGQETVTQTTK from the coding sequence ATGAGTTTTAAATCAAAAAAATACAGTATCGATTCTACTGATTATCAAGTCGGTCAAGATAACGTCAGTAAATGGGGCATGGATGTCCATAACACCGTCTTCGTAGCCTCAGTAGGCTTATCTCTTCTCTTCATCATCACTCTTCTTGCTCTTCCTCCTGCAGATGCCAAAGCTGCGATTGATTCTATCAAGGGTGCTGTTTTATCAAAGTTTGACTTCCTCTTTATGTGGGGAGCCAACATCATGTTAGTTTTTGCCGTTATTCTTGCATTCTCACCTCTAGGTAAAGTTCGCTTAGGTGGCGAAGACGCGACTGCGGACTATTCCATGTCATCTTGGATTGCGATGTTATTCGCAGCCGGTATGGGTATTGGACTTATTTTCTGGGGTGTTGCAGAGCCAACCGCGTTCTTCTCGAACTGGTTCGGAACGCCGCTCGATGCAGAACCTTTCACTGCAGCTGGTCGTGAACTGGCACTCGGTGCGACCGTATTCCACTGGGGATTCCATGCTTGGGCTATCTATGGCATGACGGCACTTTGTCTTGCGTATTTTGTTTACAACAAAGGCTTACCGCTATCAATGCGTTCTGTGTTCTACCCAATTTTGGGGGAGCGAGTATGGGGCAAAACTGGTGATGTGATCGATGTACTAACGGTACTGGTTACTCTGTTTGGTCTTGCGACCTCACTAGGCTTAGGTGGTACACAGGCAGCAAGTGGTATCAGCCACGTGTTTGGTTTGGATAACAATATCTTCCTCCAGCAATCTATCATTGTTCTGATCATGGGTTTAGCGATCATCTCTGTTCTACGTGGGATGGATGGTGGTGTTAAATTCCTAAGTAACCTGAACATGGTTATTGCGTTTGTATTCCTTGGTCTGATCGCTGTTCTGAACTTCACAACTGTGCTTGATTCTGTCGCTACTGCTGTGACGGGGTATGCGAAAAACATCATTGCATTGAGCCAAAGCTCTGGTCGTGAAGACACAACATGGCTGCATGGCTGGACTGTGTTCTACTGGGCATGGTGGGTTGCGTATGCACCATTTTTCGGTATGTTCGTAGCGCGTATTTCTAAGGGTCGTACGGTTCGTGAATTCCTGCTTTGCGTATTGATTATCCCAACACTGGTAACGTCGGCTTGGATGTCTATCTTTGGTGGGGTGGCTATCGAGCAAGTGATCAATCATGTTGGGCAACTTGGCCTCGACCAAGGCATTACAGACGTATCTCTAAGCTTGTTCTACATGCTAGATGCTTACCCGTTTGGTAGCATCCTGTCTGTTATCGCAGTAGCGCTGATCATCGTGTTCTTCGTTACAACGCTAGATTCTGGTTCTATCGTTATCGATGGCATGACGGCGGGTGGTAAACTTGAAGTACCAGTGAAACAGAAAGTGGTTTGGGCGGTTATCTCGGGTGCTATCGCAATGGTGATGTTGTGGATTGGTGGTACTCAATCAATCCAAGCTCTGCAATCTATTACGATTATTGCAGCACTGCCGTTTACGATCATTCTTCTGATTGGTTGTGTGAGCTTGTTGAAAGGCCTATTGACAGAAGTCGGTAAAGGGCAAGAAACCGTAACTCAAACCACTAAATAA
- a CDS encoding TRAP transporter small permease, protein MSVAKTIKKHLNNIEEYTCCLLLASFVLLLFTQIITRQFFDYSIPWGDEVATYMFVWFAYLGAVVAAKMSAHNRVSFHFKFFPPIVQTVSETIADFLWLCFNGYFVYLSYDFVFNKMNLFWKSQTTGIPMKYFYMILPIAFSLMMIRIIWNNYERLFKGATNEDPEVKELRKMTAQKSAQ, encoded by the coding sequence ATGTCAGTCGCTAAAACAATAAAAAAGCACCTTAACAACATTGAGGAATATACCTGTTGTCTGCTGCTCGCAAGCTTTGTCCTATTGCTATTCACACAAATCATTACTCGTCAGTTCTTTGATTACTCCATACCTTGGGGTGATGAAGTGGCCACTTACATGTTCGTTTGGTTTGCTTACTTGGGAGCGGTTGTAGCGGCCAAAATGTCGGCTCATAACCGAGTGAGCTTTCACTTCAAATTCTTTCCGCCAATCGTACAAACCGTTAGCGAAACCATCGCTGACTTCTTATGGCTCTGCTTCAACGGTTACTTTGTTTACCTCAGTTACGACTTCGTGTTTAACAAAATGAACCTGTTTTGGAAATCTCAAACGACAGGTATCCCGATGAAGTATTTCTACATGATTTTACCTATCGCGTTTTCCCTAATGATGATTCGGATTATCTGGAACAACTACGAGCGTTTATTCAAAGGCGCAACCAACGAAGATCCAGAAGTCAAAGAGCTGCGAAAAATGACGGCACAAAAGTCAGCGCAGTAG
- a CDS encoding TRAP transporter substrate-binding protein has product MKFIKNKIIAGVTIVATAVLSHTAAAANFKMAIGDAAGGTQWELATSFSELMEQKTDGKVKIDLFPNGQLGNEQDTVNDAAIGLLDFSVLAINNVTPFSPTVGLLTMPYVIQSAEEAVLLTQGQVGQDLVDNTIRDAGVRIVGWAYSGFRVLTNSKKPVASPEDLKGLVIRVPRNEIMIASYQAWGVNPTPMAWSETFTGLQQGVVDGQDNPYITVHAMKFNEVQKYVTNIRYIFSLEPLIVSETVFQQQTPEMQKIILEAGQEATEHSFAYLENTENKIREELQAKGMVFTDPADNEQEWISKVTKSVWPKFYSSIGGKDKLDDVLELLGRK; this is encoded by the coding sequence ATGAAATTTATTAAAAATAAAATTATTGCTGGTGTCACCATTGTAGCAACAGCGGTGTTATCTCATACCGCGGCAGCAGCGAATTTTAAAATGGCTATCGGCGATGCTGCTGGTGGTACGCAGTGGGAATTGGCGACATCGTTTTCTGAACTGATGGAGCAAAAAACAGACGGTAAAGTAAAAATCGATCTGTTCCCGAATGGTCAATTAGGCAATGAGCAAGACACCGTGAACGATGCGGCAATCGGCTTACTCGACTTCTCTGTACTGGCGATCAACAACGTAACCCCTTTCTCTCCAACTGTTGGTCTACTGACCATGCCTTACGTGATTCAAAGCGCAGAAGAAGCGGTTCTACTGACTCAAGGCCAAGTCGGCCAAGACCTCGTCGATAACACGATACGTGATGCTGGCGTTCGCATCGTTGGTTGGGCTTATTCAGGCTTTAGGGTTTTGACTAACTCGAAAAAGCCAGTCGCTTCACCAGAAGATCTTAAAGGACTGGTGATTCGTGTTCCTCGTAACGAAATCATGATTGCTTCTTACCAAGCATGGGGTGTAAACCCAACACCAATGGCATGGTCTGAGACCTTTACCGGCCTGCAACAAGGCGTGGTTGATGGTCAAGATAACCCTTACATCACTGTGCATGCGATGAAGTTCAATGAAGTACAAAAGTACGTGACCAACATTCGCTACATCTTCTCGCTTGAGCCGCTAATCGTCAGTGAAACAGTCTTCCAACAACAGACTCCAGAGATGCAAAAGATCATTCTTGAAGCGGGTCAGGAAGCGACAGAGCACAGCTTTGCTTATCTAGAAAATACTGAAAACAAAATCCGTGAAGAACTACAAGCGAAAGGCATGGTATTCACCGACCCAGCAGATAACGAGCAAGAGTGGATCAGCAAGGTGACTAAGTCAGTTTGGCCTAAGTTCTACTCAAGCATTGGGGGCAAAGACAAGCTAGACGACGTTCTTGAGTTACTAGGTAGAAAGTAA
- a CDS encoding FAD-binding oxidoreductase codes for MSLVMEQPAADVPPKVKSTQAKENTQAKDKYDPKYDPLKDKSPGHGKEYAPTYWVDTAGAPPEDDGPITSDMDVDVAIIGSGYTGLSTAIHLAEMYGIKATVIEANRLSWGCSTRNGGQAQCASGRLKRSQWIERWGLETALKMHRECVDGMNTFKSLIKDIDCDPQPGGHLYVAHRPKVMATLEKEAKLLRDTFDYDAQILDAETVKRDYVGDQEAAGAMHEPEGIGIHAGKLAFGYLRKARALGVKVHPASPVMGWETRNGVHYLKTPGGVVKARSVGVCTGGYTSQGLHSELKNRLLPVLSNSMVTRPLTQDEIAACNFKTNQVITDTRILRHYYRLLPDNRVQIGTRSAISGKNAPEKKYEDMLRADLTRKFPSLDQVKIDYSWWGWVDVSHDMMPRIYQPNPKQSIFYALGYGGNGVMYSAQAGKRLAQWIAGEGHKLDLPIFESKLPFPNVREVVESEMFAPFRRMGQRFLYQWYSLKDEKL; via the coding sequence ATGAGTTTAGTAATGGAACAACCGGCAGCCGATGTGCCGCCAAAGGTGAAAAGCACCCAAGCAAAAGAAAATACCCAAGCAAAAGATAAATACGATCCAAAATACGATCCACTTAAAGACAAGAGCCCAGGTCACGGTAAGGAATACGCTCCGACTTATTGGGTAGATACCGCAGGCGCACCACCTGAAGATGATGGTCCAATTACATCGGATATGGATGTTGATGTGGCGATTATCGGTTCAGGCTACACGGGCCTAAGCACCGCGATACACCTTGCTGAAATGTACGGTATTAAAGCGACAGTGATTGAAGCCAACCGTTTGAGTTGGGGATGCAGCACCCGAAATGGTGGTCAGGCACAGTGTGCTTCAGGGCGTTTGAAGCGTTCTCAGTGGATTGAACGCTGGGGATTAGAAACTGCGCTAAAAATGCACCGCGAATGCGTCGATGGCATGAACACCTTTAAGTCTCTAATCAAAGACATTGATTGTGACCCACAACCGGGCGGCCATTTATATGTCGCTCACCGTCCAAAAGTGATGGCAACACTCGAGAAAGAAGCCAAGTTGCTGCGTGACACGTTCGATTACGATGCGCAGATCTTAGATGCGGAAACCGTAAAGCGCGATTACGTTGGTGACCAAGAAGCGGCAGGCGCAATGCATGAGCCAGAAGGTATTGGTATCCATGCTGGGAAACTGGCGTTTGGTTATCTAAGAAAGGCGAGAGCACTCGGCGTAAAAGTTCACCCAGCAAGCCCTGTGATGGGATGGGAAACACGTAACGGTGTTCATTACCTGAAAACGCCAGGTGGTGTGGTTAAGGCTCGTTCTGTCGGTGTTTGTACCGGTGGATACACTAGCCAAGGTTTGCATTCAGAGCTTAAGAATCGCTTGTTGCCGGTACTTTCTAATTCGATGGTGACACGTCCGCTAACTCAAGACGAAATTGCCGCGTGTAACTTCAAAACCAATCAGGTGATTACAGATACCCGAATCTTGCGTCATTACTACCGTCTGCTGCCCGATAACCGAGTACAGATTGGGACGCGCAGTGCCATCAGTGGCAAGAACGCACCTGAAAAGAAATACGAAGACATGTTGAGAGCGGATTTAACTCGAAAATTCCCGTCTCTCGATCAGGTCAAAATCGACTACTCATGGTGGGGCTGGGTGGATGTTAGCCACGACATGATGCCGAGAATCTATCAGCCGAATCCCAAGCAATCCATCTTCTACGCGCTGGGTTATGGCGGTAATGGCGTGATGTATTCCGCTCAAGCAGGTAAGCGCCTCGCTCAGTGGATCGCAGGTGAAGGCCACAAGTTGGACTTGCCAATATTTGAATCAAAACTTCCGTTCCCCAACGTGAGGGAAGTGGTGGAATCAGAGATGTTTGCACCGTTTCGCAGAATGGGGCAGCGGTTCCTTTATCAGTGGTATTCGTTAAAGGATGAAAAGCTGTAA
- a CDS encoding FRG domain-containing protein, with amino-acid sequence MHVVKNKHYISTLEELYKIIDSLMTECSDQRGLMYNVCDYENNNLMPSLGRSNRKNIRRVEQELLSTVRVYGGYSLSSNDINDWLLMCLAKKQGFPTRLLEWTDNLLNALWSVCHSQSKDCINIIKAIDYQRVSVFSSPCDLNKTQIFNVADCDQQEPRKDKWYSIHPFKEGGNDAIQPLYDEKEYSNGLVSVHILPSVKVNLIKELISMNVLNEPTEYVEEKLTDLKNEAHADNNQVINKCDGNIELQVNTHDRQLEQYGRKYHQDFDFD; translated from the coding sequence ATGCATGTTGTGAAAAATAAACATTATATAAGCACGCTCGAAGAACTGTATAAAATAATCGATTCATTAATGACTGAATGCAGTGACCAACGTGGTTTGATGTATAACGTGTGTGATTATGAAAATAATAATCTAATGCCAAGTTTAGGCCGTTCCAATCGTAAGAACATACGCCGTGTCGAACAAGAGTTGCTTTCAACAGTGAGAGTTTACGGTGGTTACTCGCTGAGTTCTAACGACATAAATGACTGGTTATTGATGTGTTTAGCCAAGAAGCAGGGTTTTCCCACCCGTTTACTGGAATGGACCGATAACCTGTTAAATGCGCTTTGGTCGGTGTGTCACAGCCAAAGTAAAGACTGCATAAACATAATTAAAGCTATTGATTATCAGCGAGTTAGTGTTTTTAGCTCGCCGTGTGATCTCAACAAAACTCAGATATTTAATGTGGCGGACTGCGATCAGCAAGAACCACGCAAGGACAAGTGGTATTCCATTCACCCATTTAAGGAAGGTGGCAATGATGCCATTCAGCCTTTGTACGATGAGAAAGAATATTCAAACGGTCTAGTGTCCGTTCATATTCTTCCATCAGTGAAAGTAAACCTGATAAAGGAGTTAATATCCATGAATGTTTTAAATGAACCGACAGAGTATGTCGAAGAGAAACTAACGGATTTAAAAAACGAAGCACATGCAGATAACAACCAAGTCATAAATAAATGTGACGGCAATATCGAATTGCAAGTTAATACTCATGATCGTCAACTTGAACAGTATGGTCGCAAGTATCATCAAGACTTTGATTTCGACTAA
- a CDS encoding cache domain-containing protein, whose protein sequence is MNLSRIILIGCALFAVVSGIGLRAEHSEVEKEIKPVNVLDISEPHVVSDAERRAKTLLAKAVVHVQKEGDDSVKDFMSDAEYIDGELYVFVLGIDGQFLASGGSSMVLVGDSVLDTQDVYGNPFFREMITKAVRKGFGQVKYHWTNPTDRMGEPKTTFFERVGDVIVAVGYYPERSSAAEAKRLLARAMTAIVESEQDSITEFNDTEGSFVEGDLYVFVMDMSSGKLLAHGVSPELVGRSHKEILSPDDKPILTEMLNLAKKNGRGVYTYRWLNPLSSKVETKHTYYRVIDNKLVGVGYYTNSNNT, encoded by the coding sequence ATGAATCTATCCAGAATAATCCTTATTGGCTGCGCCTTGTTTGCTGTGGTCAGCGGCATTGGATTGCGTGCTGAGCATTCAGAAGTCGAGAAAGAGATTAAGCCAGTCAATGTGCTCGATATTTCTGAGCCACATGTGGTCAGTGACGCTGAAAGAAGAGCCAAAACCTTGTTGGCGAAAGCGGTGGTACACGTTCAAAAAGAAGGTGACGACAGCGTAAAAGACTTCATGAGTGATGCCGAATATATAGATGGTGAGCTCTATGTGTTTGTTCTTGGTATTGATGGCCAATTCCTTGCCAGTGGCGGATCTTCTATGGTGCTGGTGGGTGACAGTGTGTTGGATACCCAAGACGTTTACGGCAATCCTTTTTTCCGTGAAATGATCACTAAAGCGGTACGCAAGGGTTTTGGTCAGGTGAAGTACCACTGGACGAATCCGACCGATCGCATGGGTGAGCCGAAAACCACTTTCTTCGAGCGTGTCGGCGATGTGATCGTGGCGGTGGGGTATTACCCAGAACGTTCCAGTGCTGCAGAAGCTAAGCGATTATTGGCGAGAGCCATGACCGCAATAGTAGAGTCTGAGCAAGACAGCATTACTGAATTTAATGATACCGAAGGCAGTTTTGTAGAAGGGGACTTGTATGTGTTTGTGATGGATATGAGCTCTGGAAAACTGCTCGCGCATGGCGTGTCTCCTGAGCTTGTTGGGCGTTCACACAAAGAAATTCTAAGTCCTGACGATAAACCGATTCTCACTGAGATGTTAAATCTAGCCAAAAAAAATGGCCGTGGCGTTTACACCTATCGATGGTTAAATCCGTTGTCGAGCAAAGTGGAAACTAAGCACACTTACTATCGAGTTATCGACAATAAGTTGGTTGGGGTGGGTTATTACACAAATTCAAACAACACGTAA